The window aatcaaattttctaaataaaaatattctttatgAATTTATGTTGTTATATATACAATATATACATAAATATATGCATTTAacatataaatatattatttaaaatgaCAATAAAAGTATATTTACATTTGCTAATACTAgcattatttatatataatggTCTTGTATATGGATTTGAAATGGGAAACATTGGGTCATATATAAGATCCCTAATaggatttaataaaaaaaatgattcattCAATGAACAATCAATGTTCAAGTATAAAAGTTATATACAACATTTAAATCTACTACAAGAATTAGAAACTAAATGttcaaatattatgaaAATCTACAAATATAACAGTGAAAAAGGACTATATTGKTGGTGAATCAAAATGTCAGTATTTACATATTAAGCTTGgaatatcaaatattaattatgatgtaccaaatatattattcatCTCTGGAATACATGGAGATGAAAAATTAGGTGTAGAAATTGCTACTGAATTTATAAGCTCTATTTGTGatcaatatattaatcataataatattggaatcAAGTATCTTTTAAGTACTAGAAATATATGGATTATTCCTATTGCTAATCCTTGGGGTTTTTatcataataaaagaactgaagaagaaattgatgTTAATAGAGATTTTCCTTCAAAAAGTGGARAAAATTGTCTTAAAAGTGAAAGTTCTAAAATGATCtataatttgtttaatcTTAAATCATTTGTATTTGTTGCAGCTTTACATGGTGGATTAAAAAGTATTTCTTATGGAAATGGCtattttgatgatattgatgaaaataacaaaaBCTTTGAATYTATCGCTAAAGATTTACAAGCTTCAGCTggtaaaatattaaataataatgatattcataaattaaattacttttatGATCAAATTGGTAATATTGCAAAAACTGTATATCCAATAAAAGGAGGATTTGAAGATTGGTCTTTATATGGTTATAATGTAAGTCATATATTATGTAGTGactatattcaaaaatctCATTCTGCAAATAAAGGTGGATCTTTAACTTTTCTTATAGAAACTGATCATCAAAAAACTCCTAATCAAGATACTTTAGGATCTAAATCTGATCTATTTAGCCTTATTGATCTTGATAAACTTTCTATACAACCATCTCATATTACCAGAAATATTAGAATGTTACTTAAACTTACTGAATATACTTATCcagatattattttttttaataaaccACCAAGTACCGTTTATTTTGGTCAaacttttatattatatatagcTATTATTGGCTGCTATTCTTTCAGTAATTTAAGGAttaaacttgaaaataataacaataataataRTAATAATAATAATRATATTAATCATTATTMTAATACTARCTTAAATTCTGAACAACAACCTATTTATCTTAATTTTTATGTTAATGAAGGATTAGATGGTCTACAAAatactatttattataaaagatgttcttctttatttctaaataatcAAGAAATCCAAGATATCCTTGATAATGAWTCTTTYTATACATSTRAAGATAAATGTAATGAATCTAACTTACTTACAAWAATTGTTAACCGAAGTTTTAgagttaaaaataaatgtaaATCTATAtatcaatttaataaatttWAGCCTATARAAATTTTGKTAAGGTACCGAATGAGACAACAATTCTTAATACTATGAATggtgaaattgaaaattttctattaaaRATTGAATTAGAATTTGATACTGAACTTACTCARACTATTTCATattctaataaaaatatatttgRAAAATTTACAARACTTAGATSTTCTCaaaatggaaataaaattgatagacctattattattccgattcaaaaagataatatattatcaaaaaatatacaGAATTCTGAAATTCAAACACAATtctattcaaattcatATGATCCatcaaaatcattattattctctggatttcaaattaaagttattaagcctcaagaaatattacaaatagAATTCTCTACTTGTTCTGAATCTTCTATACAAAATATTGGTAAATGGTCTAAATCATGTCAAACTTTTCTTGACTTTACtaaaaaaacttaaatatacaaaattatataaataatggCTCTAATCCactttctaatatttttcaatatcttgAATCAAATAGAATTCCTAATTCTATGAATTATCAAGTATTTcaagataatattaaatatattcaaaaaaatgtaaatcATGAATTAGAAGGTAACTTATATATTATACCAAGTGAACCAAGAACTTCTTCAATCATTACAAAAAGTAACATGaatcataataataataataataatattgaaataattaaaccAATTCCTTCActattagaaaatgaaactACAATTTCTACAACTTTAccattctttaataatattactttagAACTTACTATTACTGTTAGTAATGAACCTAAAAATAATGGTGAAtatgtaatattaaaatttgcAGAATTcttaaatcttttaaattataatatatctAAATATCATAATATAGAGAAAATATtggataataataataaagatttaaattatgttggaataatttccattaatgatttttataaagatgataatgaagaattttcaatttcaaaaaattaaagcAATTTCTAGACAGAGAATATATGAAATGATAACAGAAATACAAAATAGAGAAGATTTATATCMATTTAATGAAGATAGAAAAATAGAATTACTTggtaaatattatataattttaagatACCTTAAGAATAacttaatttcaatatcattAGGAAAAGTTCatattgataattatattaaaaattctcTTGGAATGAATATCAAAGAATTTCAAACATCtaaaaatagtaatatcaatttaatggaagattttaatagtaatataaataataacaataataataataataataataataatattcaagaaaaaaaataatatttatcaagAACCATTAATAATTGCTTTAAAAGAACAACTAAAATCTTGGTGgtataataattcaaaagattATATAGATTTTAGATTAGTTTTGGTATTTTGTGGATTACTTATGATAATAtttgcaataatattattattaataaagataatgaGATATTATAATTGGGTACCtttaaaatctttaaaattagaattaaagaaaagattccgaactaattcaaaaatattcataataGATATTTCAAGTGATGAAGATTCTGATATAAGTCAAGATaaggaaaagaaaagaaaaagaagagttAAATCAAGAAAGATATATGATTCACAAGAAATTAGTTATACTCCTAGAAGtgaatatttatcaaataaaagtTATACTCTTTCTCAAAgatttaatacaaataattcagaaaCAAGKAAAAAGTTAGAGATTCACCTTCAAATAGTCCAAGttcaaaagaatttaaattatccAATTTAAATATGAGTTTAAGCcattcatcattatcatctTTTGATAACTTTAAATCCAGAACCAATACAATAAAAGAActtgaaataattgaaatgGAGAGAAATTTAGATATTGGAATTACAAATCCAAATTCgaataacaataataatgataatgataataataataataatacaaaaaatacTTATACTGAATTATCTACATttgtttcaaaaaataataaatttcaagatCAAGATAATACCCATGATCATTAATTCTTGggtatttttttcatcccaaataataattattttagatAAACAAGAATTAAAACATTCTAAGAtttaaaagagaaaaaaaaaatatgataagaaagaaaaaacaataaatttCCTTCTATAAACCCTTTATTCTACTTGTATAATAATCCAAAAGCTCACTAACTATCATTGATGTtgtaatttcaattttattttgattaaaatTATGGTTACCTTTATGGTTATTTTTATCGGTATCGTTATTGTTATCGGTATCGTTATTGTTATTGATATCGTAatcaatatcttttttattaatattagaatttgaatcattttctgaataaatgttaattatttgtttaacAACAAGTTGAGTTAGTTTGTGATCATTATTAGAAACAATTGAATTATCAACTTTAGATTTGTTATTATGATTTTGATTGTAAGcatcattttttaaaagattaCATTGTAAAATTCCCCAAAGAGCTCTTAAATTGGacttttgaatatttaaagcCAAACAAAAGTATTGTCTAGATCTAGAATAATTTCCAAGAGCTAAATGTAAGTCAgctataatattaatagtatcaatattttgagGTTCATGAAGTAGAATTTCTTCCATACAAAAGAGAGCAGATTCATATTCAAGCGTATGAGTAAGAAGATAATAAGCTTTCATTTTCCAAGCATTAATATCCATGATACATTCTCTCAGATGTTCATCTATTAATGatacattattttcaaaaagcACTGAAATGActcttcttctaatttCAAGATCTTCAGGatcaaattttaaaagttGTTTATATACATCTAAAgctttttcaatttctccTCTGCTTTCTAAAAGCATACCAACAAGTTTTTTATATCTAAATGTACTGCCATGTTTTTTATTCAGTTCATCCATACAGTATTTTTGCCATTTTGaaatcttatttttatgtccatcattttcatatttaacTCCGAAATGAAATGTTGCTAATGCAATACTTTCCATTACATCCCATTTTCTTTCTCCTAATTTTCTGTTATAATCTAAAATGAGTGTTGTCcctaataatattacaagTTCAACATAATTTAGTgctttaaatttttcaaattggTTATAAAGCTCCTTATAAGACAggtttttaatttcttttaaatccATTATCTTATCTTGATCCAAGTTAGTATTCCTGCTTTGTTCACTAACAGCTCCTCCCATTGTGAACAAAAAAACAGTCAAATATCCTggttaaaaagaaaaaaaaaaattaattaaaaaagaggaacttgataatttaattgaataaattgaattattgtcttaaaatataatttttcttttttaatttaagaaaaaaaagttattctTTCCAAATTAATCCTTTTTTTCCCCTTTGCCACCCCTCTTTATTTCCCTGCCAAAATAGTAACCAAGTGCCCCTTACGtgttggcgccaaaatgCAGCTAAATATTATGAATAGTCGAAAAAgactattattaatagaagaaaaaaaaattaaaattaaaaataaattagcTGTGATAATAGCAAATaaacttttaataaaaaaagaaaaggaggattaaattaactttatttCCTCAGGGATACAAGAATTGAGAAGTTTATGGATATAGaccaaatatattaatcaCTCCATATCGagattttttataatttaattaatattattacacGTAATAATGACGTGTTTTACAAGCAGGTGTATACAGATATTGGTTTTTTCGTGCCTTTTATGTTTTTTTGCTGCAGTAGAATCATCTGTAAATAAAATAGATACATCAGAGTTGGATTCTATATGGAATAATGATTTGATACTTGGTAGTGCTCCAAATGGTAAATTAAAATCGATTTCGAGTATGTTGGATAGCTTTGCTTTGGAGCAGAAGCCAGTTATAAGTAAGAATATTGAGAAACCTAAAGAAGTTAAGACtgagaatattattaagaatgaATCAGTTAAACCAGTAACTAAAGTAGAAGAACCTTTGAAAGAAATTGTCGATATAATTGTAGAAGAAAAAGGAATTAATGAAAGAACTTACTTTCCTGAAAATGTTAAAAAATTGGATGATCTTCCAAAACCATCATATTTTGAAAGATCTAAAGTATTATCTCTTTTGTCTAAAGATATGAGTTTGGATTTATTtacaaatgaaaatttacCACCAGAATATAGTTTTTTGGAGAGTATAgtttctattaataataaaacgTTGGAAATGTCAGGCTTAGATTTATTTCAAGGTTTTGTATCTGatattgattcaatttGTAGACTTTCAGTTAAATGGTTTGAAAATTATCCAAAATTTGTAAAAGTTTTAAGGAAAGTTGATAGTCGAATTTCAGGTCATTATAATCCAGAAAGTAAAGAAAATCATTCAAATCTTGGTCAAAAGACTAGGCTTAGTAGAAGATTTACTAATGATTGGATTAACTTCCttaatttattgaaaacCATTGAAATTGATTCTAAAACTTACAGACATAATAGAAGAATGCTTAGAAAGTATAAGGAAATTAACCACAAAGATCTCAAACAGTATCGTAGAAACATTTATAATGAACTGCAATTATATAACAATTTACTTTTGAGTATACTTTTAAAGCTAAGcttttatattcaatatattgttTACTTTCCAAATACTGGAAAGCTTTTTGGTGGAAATGAAGATTATAACTATAATAGtcaatttaaaaaaaaatatcaaaaacaACTTtctgatgaaaatgatgaattaatCAAACTTAATAGAATTGATATTTATGTAAACCGAATTCCAAGTGATATTCTTAGAGAGGTGAGAACTTCAATATCTTCTTGTTCTGGAGTTGTTAAAATTTTACATGGATATGGAATCCATCTAGACTCTACTCCAAATGATATTATCTCATTATATCTCCAATATAAACGTATTACAAGAATacttttgaatatttataatagtGAAAGAAGCCATCTATTTGAAAAGcataatagtaataataatctttcatcaataaattttaaatccaACTATGACAATTATGGTAAACGCTCTAAGCACATTTTTGACCAAAATTTTGttccaaataaaattgGTTTCAAAccatttcaaattcaagaagaaaaacaaaagttccaagaaaaaagaaaaccTCAAAAATCAAAACATATAGAAAACTTTTCTAATGTTAATAAAGATCCTACTGAACTTAAATTTAACTATCTCTCAAAAGAATCAGCTGAGAAATATGtcaatgaaaatgaaagaaatcTTTTCCAACTAATTAATCAAGATCTTACtactaataaatttaataaagaaacgGGACTTAGCATTTCTAAAAAAAGACCATCTGGTGCCTCCGGGCTTGTTATTTTCAGCcagaaatataattttgaatccGAATATGACTGTACCGCCAAAATCttaaataatggaaatgttgaaattaactttaataaaaacatACTTTCTGGATTTAGTGGTAAGATTAGTACATGGTTTAAAAACAACTACCTAAAACACTTttataaaaacaaaaaaaacaatCTTATCCCACTTCAATTTAAACTCATGATTGCTTGTCCATATGCTATTTCAAAtcattgcatgcaaaataATTGTGGCGGCCTGAATGACGTGTTTATGTTGATATATTTAGTAGGAAGATTAAAAGGTTATTATGACGACTGGAAGATTGTTACTGagtttaattcaattactGCAGATACAAATATGCAATGGAAAATTGTTTCAATCTTGATTCCAGATATTCAGTCACATTTAGGAAAAATGTGTCCTGTACAATCAAACTCATTAAAATCTCAAGTTCTAAAAACATCAAGACAAGTAGTTTTTAAAAGTCCCGTAcaatttgaaaatcttTCTGAAGAGTTTAAGTATGAGAATgctaatattaaagagtCAATTATAAGAAATTGTCTTAATTACGTACAAGAAGAAACAGTTATTGAGTTTTTAACAAAAGATGGAAGAGATGATGGAATGGCTATATGTAGAAATAatcatttatatataagttagaaattctttttatatttgaattatcttcaaagcaaacaaaaaaaacCAAGACAGTTTTGTATTATATCAATTGatatttaatacaaaagTTAAATAATGAGTTAACCCGTAAAGGTGATACCCCTTAGTCCAAATGATATTACCAGGAAAATTTGTTGCTCAAGCTTAAGCTTAATTATCCGTCCttcttattcaaatattgttttttaattaattgtaCCAATTTCTTGgcttttaaatttaaacatTGGCTTATATTCTGACTAGACAAAtttgttaatttattataaagcCAAACTAAATTggaattactattattggtatttaatattaaattgaaCGAAATTGAATTTCGTTTTGAAAAGTCCTCAAATCCTTGTTCTTCACTAATAAGTTTTGACAAGTTTTCCAAGTCTAACTCATTCaaagatatattttttattgaattattctcATTATTTAAACTCTTTAGTATACACAATATGTATAAATCATACTTAATTAAAACaactctttttttttgtatctCTTCgttatcaaataattcgTAATTAACTGAATCTTTTGATTTcattaatgattttaatttactCCATTCTAATGAAATCTCACATAATTCTTCAGTAAAATATGAGCTTTGTAAATTCTCCAAATCTTTATCTACAGAAAAAATCTCaaataaaactttaaaaGCTACATCAAAGATACTTCCTTTATTAGAACTGtaattatttgtaaataaCACACAATACAAAATTTTAACAATTTCTTCAACTTTTAagataattttattaatactt is drawn from Cryptosporidium parvum Iowa II chromosome 4, whole genome shotgun sequence and contains these coding sequences:
- a CDS encoding carboxypeptidase, producing the protein KSTNITVKKDYIXGESKCQYLHIKLGISNINYDVPNILFISGIHGDEKLGVEIATEFISSICDQYINHNNIGIKYLLSTRNIWIIPIANPWGFYHNKRTEEEIDVNRDFPSKSGXNCLKSESSKMIYNLFNLKSFVFVAALHGGLKSISYGNGYFDDIDENNKXFEXIAKDLQASAGKILNNNDIHKLNYFYDQIGNIAKTVYPIKGGFEDWSLYGYNVSHILCSDYIQKSHSANKGGSLTFLIETDHQKTPNQDTLGSKSDLFSLIDLDKLSIQPSHITRNIRMLLKLTEYTYPDIIFFNKPPSTVYFGQTFILYIAIIGCYSFSNLRIKLENNNNNNXNNNNBINHYXNTXLNSEQQPIYLNFYVNEGLDGLQNTIYYKRCSSLFLNNQEIQDILDNXSFYTXXDKCNESNLLTXIVNRSFRVKNKCKSIYQFNKFXPIXILXRYRMRQQFLIL
- a CDS encoding 2xTPR domain containing protein, whose translation is MGGAVSEQSRNTNLDQDKIMDLKEIKNLSYKELYNQFEKFKALNYVELVILLGTTLILDYNRKLGERKWDVMESIALATFHFGVKYENDGHKNKISKWQKYCMDELNKKHGSTFRYKKLVGMLLESRGEIEKALDVYKQLLKFDPEDLEIRRRVISVLFENNVSLIDEHLRECIMDINAWKMKAYYLLTHTLEYESALFCMEEILLHEPQNIDTINIIADLHLALGNYSRSRQYFCLALNIQKSNLRALWGILQCNLLKNDAYNQNHNNKSKVDNSIVSNNDHKLTQLVVKQIINIYSENDSNSNINKKDIDYDINNNNDTDNNNDTDKNNHKGNHNFNQNKIEITTSMIVSELLDYYTSRIKGL